The following proteins come from a genomic window of Miscanthus floridulus cultivar M001 chromosome 2, ASM1932011v1, whole genome shotgun sequence:
- the LOC136538072 gene encoding PRA1 family protein F2-like, whose product MRNSAAAQTPPPASSTATYGSGAAYVAPAAASAMYGSGAAYVAPASSAPGGGYTYPAPASSGGTSAGYAKIPTYPAPPSAYPNPNPPPTPTQVSTTHAAAVQDPTAAPSPLAKAGELVTRLREQGQALIAARRPWAEVFRAPAFSKPPSVGEALARMRRNTAYFRANYALAVLAVVAASLLWHPGTLFVLLFLCAAWFFLYFARPAQGGQPLRVLGMEFDDGTVLATLCGVTVIAMLFTSVGWNVVGSVMIGGALVSAHAALRTTDDLFLTEQEAAGMSAAGPILPTYVRIG is encoded by the coding sequence ATGCGCAACTCCGCCGCCGCCCAGACCCCTCCTCCGGCCTCCTCTACCGCCACGTACGGCTCAGGCGCCGCCTACGTCgctcccgccgccgcctccgccatgTACGGCTCAGGCGCCGCCTACGTCGCTCCCGCCTCTTCCGCCCCCGGCGGCGGATACACCTACCCGGCGCCCGCCTCCTCCGGGGGCACCAGTGCCGGGTACGCCAAGATCCCAACCTACCCGGCGCCCCCGTCGGCGTACCCTAACCCCAACCCTCCCCCGACCCCGACGCAAGTCTCCACCACCCACGCCGCCGCGGTCCAGGACCCCACGGCGGCGCCGTCGCCGCTGGCCAAGGCGGGCGAGCTCGTCACGCGGCTCCGCGAGCAGGGGCAGGCGCTCATCGCGGCGCGCCGGCCGTGGGCCGAGGTCTTCCGCGCGCCGGCCTTCTCCAAGCCGCCCTCCGTCGGGGAGGCGCTCGCCCGGATGCGCCGCAACACCGCCTACTTCCGCGCCAACTACGCGCTGGCCGTGCTCGCCGTCGTGGCGGCCTCGCTGCTCTGGCACCCCGGCACGCTCTtcgtgctcctcttcctctgcgcCGCCTGGTTCTTCCTCTACTTCGCGCGCCCCGCGCAGGGGGGCCAGCCGCTCAGGGTCCTGGGGATGGAGTTCGACGACGGCACCGTGCTCGCCACGCTCTGCGGGGTCACCGTCATCGCCATGCTCTTCACCAGCGTTGGCTGGAACGTCGTGGGATCCGTCATGATCGGGGGCGCGCTGGTCAGCGCGCACGCCGCGCTCAGGACCACCGACGACCTCTTCCTCACGGAGCAGGAGGCCGCTGGCATGAGCGCCGCCGGACCCATCTTGCCCACCTATGTCCGCATTGGTTGA
- the LOC136538073 gene encoding protein WRKY1-like has product MEGMEEANRTAVESCHRVLALLSKPHGQLVPSKELVAATGEAIAKFGSLTAKLSNSNSNGNNGLKLQGHARVRKIKKPLPIFDSNLFLESSAVATAAAAAATVAKTPSPSPITGLQLFPRYHQMEGSSFKGPIRIPAQFPKRLLLENPAAGLEGLSSKAPPVQMVQPVSVAPPAGTPTPALPAAHLQFLQQHQSYQRFQLMHQMKIQNEMMKRSNLGDQGGSLSGGGGGKGVNLKFDSLNCTASSSRSFLSSLSMEGSLASLDGSRASRPFQLVSGSQTSSTPELGLVHRRRCAAREDGGGRCATGSRCHCSKKRKLRIRRSIKVPAISNKVADIPADEFSWRKYGQKPIKGSPHPRGYYKCSSVRGCPARKHVERCVDDPSMLIVTYEGDHNHNRVLAQPA; this is encoded by the exons ATGGAGGGGATGGAGGAGGCCAACAGGACGGCAGTGGAGAGCTGCCACCGGGTGCTGGCGCTCCTCTCCAAACCGCACGGCCAGCTCGTCCCCAGCAAGGAGCTCGTGGCCGCCACCGGGGAGGCCATCGCAAAGTTCGGATCCCTGACGGCCAAGCTCTCCAACTCCAACTCCAACGGCAATAATGGCCTGAAGCTGCAGGGCCACGCTAGGGTCAGGAAGATCAAGAAGCCCCTGCCCATCTTCGACAGCAACCTCTTCCTCGAGAGCTCTGCGGtggccaccgccgctgccgccgctgccaCTGTGGCCAAGACGCCCAGCCCGAGCCCAATCACTGGCCTCCAGCTGTTCCCAAGGTACCACCAGATGGAGGGCTCGTCGTTTAAGGGTCCTATCAGGATCCCTGCCCAGTTCCCCAAGAGGTTGCTGCTAGAGAACCCGGCTGCTGGTCTGGAGGGGCTGTCGTCCAAGGCCCCTCCAGTCCAGATGGTCCAGCCGGTGTCCGTTGCGCCTCCCGCAGGGACGCCCACCCCGGCATTGCCCGCCGCTCACCTTCAATTCCTCCAGCAGCACCAGAGCTACCAGAGGTTTCAGCTCATGCACCAGATGAAGATTCAGAATGAGATGATGAAGAGGAGCAATCTTGGTGATCAGGGTGGTAGCTtaagcggcggcggtggtggtaaggGTGTGAATCTCAAGTTTGACAGCTTGAATTGCACAGCGTCATCGTCTCGCTCGTTCCTTTCGTCTCTGAGTATGGAAGGGAGTCTTGCAAGTTTGGATGGAAGCCGGGCCAGCAGGCCGTTCCAGCTAGTTAGTGGCTCTCAGACATCTAGCACACCGGAGCTGGGCCTGGTGCATAGGAGAAGGTGCGCTGCTAGGGAGGATGGGGGTGGTCGGTGCGCAACTGGGAGCCGGTGCCATTGTTCAAAGAAAAG GAAGCTAAGGATAAGGAGGTCCATCAAAGTCCCTGCAATAAGCAACAAGGTTGCAGACATCCCAGCTGATGAGTTCTCATGGAGGAAGTATGGGCAGAAGCCAATTAAGGGATCCCCACATCCTAG GGGTTATTACAAGTGTAGCAGCGTGAGAGGGTGCCCGGCGAGGAAGCATGTCGAGAGGTGCGTGGACGACCCCTCGATGTTGATTGTTACCTATGAAGGTGACCACAACCACAATCGAGTTCTAGCCCAGCCAGCCTGA